The Cellulomonas wangleii genome includes a region encoding these proteins:
- a CDS encoding TIGR03618 family F420-dependent PPOX class oxidoreductase, translating into MRADAARRRAALIRAARHLFALHGSDIALDAVAEAADVGIATLYRNFSSRAALAEEVALAILDDVHTAADEALDRMSDDPGAAWHAYVRRLVQLDLGALSAALTEHLTDDMSARVRAAQTATLAGVGAVLGAAGAAGLVRGDLAPLDLVLGIGLITRPLPEPVARDVPDLVPRMVDIVLAGMRPGDEVAPDAADRPEGRRRGAGTGLAEQPCVWLTTLRRDGSPHVTPVWFLLDDDTFWIASSTVNVKVANLQRDPRVAIAVDGPGARPAVAQGRAHVHHDIHAHASLLARFAAKYDGWDAADERQDGPRVMIEVPVDRWLLRPDSPV; encoded by the coding sequence ATGCGCGCGGACGCAGCGCGTCGTCGCGCCGCGCTCATCCGCGCGGCCCGGCACCTGTTCGCGCTGCACGGCAGCGACATCGCCCTCGACGCCGTCGCCGAGGCGGCCGACGTGGGCATCGCGACGCTGTACCGCAACTTCTCCTCGCGGGCCGCTCTCGCCGAGGAGGTGGCCCTCGCCATCCTGGACGACGTGCACACGGCGGCCGACGAGGCGCTGGATCGGATGTCCGACGACCCAGGAGCCGCGTGGCACGCGTACGTCCGCCGGCTCGTCCAGCTCGACCTGGGCGCGCTGTCCGCCGCGCTGACCGAGCACCTCACGGACGACATGTCCGCGCGTGTGCGCGCCGCGCAGACCGCGACGCTCGCCGGTGTGGGTGCCGTGCTGGGTGCCGCGGGGGCGGCCGGTCTGGTCCGTGGCGACCTGGCACCGCTCGACCTCGTGCTCGGGATCGGGCTGATCACCCGTCCGCTGCCCGAGCCGGTCGCGCGCGACGTGCCCGACCTCGTGCCGCGGATGGTCGACATCGTGCTCGCCGGGATGCGGCCCGGCGACGAGGTGGCACCGGACGCTGCGGATCGACCGGAGGGCCGGCGCCGTGGTGCCGGCACGGGGCTCGCCGAGCAACCCTGCGTGTGGCTGACGACGCTGCGGCGGGACGGCTCGCCCCACGTCACGCCCGTGTGGTTCCTCCTCGACGACGACACGTTCTGGATCGCGAGCTCGACCGTGAACGTCAAGGTCGCCAACTTGCAGCGCGACCCGCGCGTGGCGATCGCCGTCGACGGCCCGGGGGCGCGTCCGGCCGTCGCGCAGGGCCGTGCGCACGTGCACCACGACATCCACGCGCACGCCTCGCTCCTGGCCCGCTTCGCCGCCAAGTACGACGGCTGGGACGCCGCCGACGAGCGTCAGGACGGGCCGCGCGTCATGATCGAGGTCCCGGTGGACCGCTGGCTCCTGAGGCCCGACAGTCCGGTCTGA
- a CDS encoding RDD family protein produces the protein MVTRDSVGSWLEGGPRGDDDGRAAGAALGLPASGPGSMARLGRRLVALAIDWVACLAVSAVLLPARSDGAFLLRGDSLGTLAVFAVENLVLVATLGHTLGHRVAGLQVRRLLRPAVGRPPVPAPGAPGPVAALLRTFLLCLVLPAVVWDADGRGLHDRAAGTVLVRR, from the coding sequence ATGGTGACGCGTGACTCGGTCGGCTCCTGGCTCGAGGGCGGCCCCCGCGGCGACGACGACGGCCGTGCGGCAGGCGCCGCGCTCGGTCTGCCGGCGTCCGGCCCGGGGTCGATGGCGCGGCTCGGGCGGCGGCTGGTGGCCCTCGCGATCGACTGGGTCGCGTGCCTGGCCGTGTCCGCCGTGCTGCTGCCCGCGCGCTCCGACGGTGCGTTCCTGCTGCGGGGCGACTCGTTGGGCACCCTGGCCGTCTTCGCGGTCGAGAACCTCGTGCTCGTCGCGACGCTCGGGCACACGCTCGGTCACCGCGTGGCCGGTCTCCAGGTCCGGCGTCTGCTCCGACCGGCCGTCGGGCGCCCGCCCGTGCCGGCGCCCGGGGCGCCCGGACCCGTCGCCGCGCTCCTGCGCACGTTCCTGCTGTGCCTGGTGCTGCCCGCCGTCGTCTGGGACGCCGACGGCCGTGGCCTGCACGACC
- a CDS encoding cytochrome P450: MTATADGQTQGTAAGCPVRKLAQPDDGPGPDLEHVPGPRERWRVRSHALARAVLRQPETTRQAGFGADTLNQGPVRMRPPILYQEGEQHHAQRRAAAHLLAPRVVAGYRDWMAATAERLVTQVRTDRWTDLTAITMQMAVEVTSRVIGLDHGASARMRGRLAEFFEPVPPGGSPLTRARAALRNTAILRFYVFDVRPAIRARRRRRGDDLISSLLDAGYTDLEILTECVTYAAAGMATTRELMTAAVWHLLDDDALLARYRASDRDGRVAIIEEVLRVEPVVGHLLRRTTAPLTLDGPDGPLEVPVGTLIELDLRAVNADERVVGGDPLAVCPARPMARAVGPVVLAFGDGHHRCPGAPLASMEAEIFVSALLLHDDVATAGAPRVRWNDVSQGYDLTAWRVRRVGAAGSPG, translated from the coding sequence GTGACGGCCACGGCGGACGGGCAGACGCAGGGCACGGCGGCCGGCTGCCCCGTGCGCAAGCTCGCGCAGCCCGACGACGGGCCCGGTCCGGACCTCGAGCACGTGCCGGGGCCACGCGAGCGCTGGCGCGTCCGCTCCCACGCCCTCGCCCGCGCCGTCCTGCGTCAGCCCGAGACCACGCGCCAGGCGGGGTTCGGCGCCGACACGCTCAACCAGGGGCCCGTCCGGATGCGGCCGCCGATCCTGTACCAGGAGGGGGAGCAGCACCACGCCCAGCGCCGCGCGGCGGCGCACCTGCTCGCGCCGCGGGTGGTCGCCGGGTACCGGGACTGGATGGCGGCGACGGCCGAGCGGCTCGTCACGCAGGTGCGCACCGACCGCTGGACGGACCTCACGGCGATCACGATGCAGATGGCGGTCGAGGTCACCTCCCGCGTCATCGGACTCGACCACGGGGCCTCTGCGCGCATGCGGGGCCGGCTCGCGGAGTTCTTCGAGCCCGTGCCGCCGGGCGGCTCGCCGCTCACGCGCGCGCGGGCGGCGCTGCGGAACACGGCGATCCTGCGGTTCTACGTGTTCGACGTGAGGCCCGCGATCCGGGCGCGGCGCCGACGGCGCGGCGACGACCTCATCAGCAGCCTGCTCGACGCCGGCTACACCGACCTGGAGATCCTCACCGAGTGCGTCACGTACGCCGCGGCCGGCATGGCGACGACGCGCGAGCTCATGACGGCGGCCGTGTGGCACCTGCTCGACGACGACGCGCTGCTCGCCCGGTACCGCGCGTCCGACCGCGACGGCCGCGTCGCGATCATCGAGGAGGTGCTGCGCGTCGAGCCCGTCGTGGGGCACCTGCTGCGGCGCACGACGGCTCCGCTCACGCTCGACGGTCCCGACGGGCCGCTCGAGGTGCCGGTCGGCACGTTGATCGAGCTCGACCTGCGGGCCGTGAACGCCGACGAGCGGGTCGTCGGTGGCGACCCGCTCGCGGTGTGCCCGGCACGGCCGATGGCGCGCGCGGTCGGCCCGGTCGTGCTCGCGTTCGGTGACGGGCACCACCGGTGCCCCGGCGCGCCGCTGGCGTCGATGGAGGCGGAGATCTTCGTCTCCGCGCTCCTGCTGCACGACGACGTGGCGACGGCCGGGGCCCCGCGGGTGCGGTGGAACGACGTCAGCCAGGGCTACGACCTGACCGCGTGGCGCGTGCGGCGCGTCGGCGCGGCCGGCTCGCCGGGCTGA
- the map gene encoding type I methionyl aminopeptidase gives MPPVHPPRTALVPGQVSPRRAVPAHIARPEYVDKPMPTPWRGPDVLDPGTIERVRHAARIAAQALQEVGRHVVPGVTTDELDAIGHEFLVAHDAYPSTLGYRGFPKSLCTSVNEVICHGIPDSTVVEDGDIVNIDVTAYVDGVHGDTNATFLAGDVDEESRLLVERTREALERGIKAVRPGREINVIGRVIEKYAARFGYGVVRDFTGHGVGPAFHTGLVVPHYDAAPQHATLIEPGMVFTIEPMLDLGTPDWEMWDDGWTVVTADRSRSAQFEHTLLVTDTGAEVLTLP, from the coding sequence ATGCCGCCGGTCCACCCGCCGCGCACCGCGCTCGTCCCCGGGCAGGTCAGCCCGCGGCGCGCGGTCCCCGCGCACATCGCCCGCCCGGAGTACGTCGACAAGCCGATGCCCACGCCGTGGCGCGGGCCGGACGTGCTGGACCCGGGCACGATCGAGCGCGTGCGGCACGCCGCACGGATCGCCGCGCAGGCGCTGCAGGAGGTCGGGCGGCACGTCGTGCCCGGCGTGACCACCGACGAGCTCGACGCGATCGGCCACGAGTTCCTCGTCGCGCACGACGCGTACCCCTCGACGCTCGGGTACCGCGGGTTCCCCAAGTCGCTGTGCACGTCGGTCAACGAGGTCATCTGCCACGGCATCCCCGACTCCACGGTCGTCGAGGACGGCGACATCGTGAACATCGACGTCACCGCCTACGTCGACGGCGTGCACGGCGACACCAACGCGACCTTCCTCGCCGGCGACGTGGACGAGGAGTCCCGGCTGCTCGTCGAGCGCACGCGCGAGGCCCTGGAGCGCGGCATCAAGGCCGTGCGACCGGGGCGCGAGATCAACGTCATCGGTCGCGTCATCGAGAAGTACGCCGCACGCTTCGGGTACGGCGTGGTGCGCGACTTCACGGGCCACGGCGTGGGCCCCGCGTTCCACACCGGGCTCGTCGTGCCGCACTACGACGCCGCCCCGCAGCACGCCACCCTCATCGAGCCCGGCATGGTCTTCACGATCGAGCCGATGCTGGACCTGGGCACTCCCGACTGGGAGATGTGGGACGACGGCTGGACGGTCGTCACCGCCGACCGCAGCAGGTCGGCACAGTTCGAGCACACCCTGCTGGTCACCGACACCGGAGCGGAGGTGCTGACGCTGCCATGA
- a CDS encoding SPOR domain-containing protein, producing the protein MAEYFYNTRTHQVEEGRQSDWAQLMGPYATREEAEHALARARARSESWDAEGRAWEGDDRS; encoded by the coding sequence GTGGCCGAGTACTTCTACAACACCCGGACGCACCAGGTGGAGGAGGGGCGCCAGAGCGACTGGGCGCAGCTCATGGGCCCGTACGCGACCCGCGAGGAGGCCGAGCACGCGCTGGCGCGGGCGCGGGCGCGCAGCGAGTCCTGGGACGCCGAGGGCCGGGCCTGGGAGGGCGACGACCGCTCGTGA
- a CDS encoding glutamine synthetase family protein: MDRQQEFVLRTVEERDIRFIRLWFTDVLGMLKSVAVAPAELEQAFSEGIGFDGSAIEGLTRVYEADMIAKPDPSTFQILPWRGERHGTARMFCDLLTPDGEASLADSRYVLKRALDRASDRGFTFYTHPEVEFYLFDAPADPSRPLVPVDQGGYFDHVPRGTAHDFRRGAITMLESMGISVEFSHHEAGPGQNEIDLRYADALTTADNIMTFRTVVKEVALEQGVFASFMPKPLADQPGSGMHTHLSLFEGDRNAFHEPGAPLELSKVARSFIAGLLTHAAEITAVTNQFVNSYKRLWGGAEAPSFVCWGHNNRSALVRVPMYKPGKGNSSRVEYRAVDSATNPYLSFAVLLAAGLKGIEEGYELPEGADDDVWELTDAERKALGIEPLPTSLEAAIDVMQRSELVAETLGEHVFDYFLRNKRQEWAEYRAQVTPYELQRFLPLI; encoded by the coding sequence ATGGACAGGCAGCAGGAGTTCGTCCTCCGGACCGTCGAGGAGCGGGACATCCGCTTCATCCGTCTGTGGTTCACGGACGTGCTCGGCATGCTCAAGTCGGTGGCGGTCGCGCCGGCGGAGCTCGAGCAGGCGTTCAGCGAGGGCATCGGGTTCGACGGCAGCGCGATCGAGGGCCTCACGCGCGTGTACGAGGCGGACATGATCGCCAAGCCCGATCCGTCGACCTTCCAGATCCTGCCGTGGCGGGGGGAGCGGCACGGCACGGCACGCATGTTCTGCGACCTGCTCACGCCGGACGGCGAGGCGTCGCTGGCCGACTCGCGGTACGTGCTCAAGCGTGCGCTCGACCGTGCGAGCGACCGCGGGTTCACCTTCTACACGCACCCCGAGGTCGAGTTCTACCTGTTCGACGCGCCGGCCGACCCCAGCCGTCCGCTGGTGCCCGTCGACCAGGGCGGGTACTTCGACCACGTGCCGCGCGGCACCGCGCACGACTTCCGCCGTGGCGCGATCACGATGCTCGAGTCCATGGGCATCTCGGTCGAGTTCTCCCACCACGAGGCCGGCCCGGGTCAGAACGAGATCGACCTGCGCTACGCCGACGCGCTGACGACGGCCGACAACATCATGACCTTCCGCACGGTCGTGAAGGAGGTCGCCCTCGAGCAGGGTGTCTTCGCGTCGTTCATGCCCAAGCCGCTGGCGGACCAGCCGGGCTCCGGCATGCACACGCACCTGTCGCTCTTCGAGGGGGACCGCAACGCGTTCCACGAGCCGGGCGCCCCGCTCGAGCTGTCGAAGGTCGCGCGCTCGTTCATCGCCGGCCTGCTCACGCACGCCGCCGAGATCACGGCGGTGACCAACCAGTTCGTGAACTCCTACAAGCGGCTGTGGGGCGGCGCGGAGGCGCCGAGCTTCGTCTGCTGGGGTCACAACAACCGCTCCGCGCTCGTGCGGGTGCCGATGTACAAGCCCGGCAAGGGCAACTCGAGCCGCGTCGAGTACCGCGCCGTGGACTCGGCCACCAACCCGTACCTCTCCTTCGCGGTGCTGCTGGCCGCGGGACTCAAGGGGATCGAGGAGGGGTACGAGCTGCCCGAGGGCGCCGACGACGACGTCTGGGAGCTGACCGACGCCGAGCGCAAGGCGCTCGGCATCGAGCCGCTGCCCACGTCGCTCGAGGCCGCCATCGACGTCATGCAGCGCTCCGAGCTCGTCGCCGAGACGCTGGGGGAGCACGTCTTCGACTACTTCCTGCGCAACAAGCGCCAGGAGTGGGCGGAGTACCGCGCGCAGGTCACCCCGTACGAGCTGCAGCGCTTCCTCCCGCTGATCTGA
- the glnA gene encoding type I glutamate--ammonia ligase, whose translation MFTKPEEVLAFIRSEDVKFVDVRFCDLPGVMQHFNVPAASLDADFFTDGQMFDGSSIRGFQAIHESDMKLIPDLTTAYVDPFRTEKTLNINFHIVDPYTDEPYSRDPRQVAAKAEAYLKSTGIADTAFFAPEAEFYIFDDIRFQTRQDASFYYIDSIEGAWNTGRKEEGGNLGHKTPYKGGYFPVPPVDHFADLRDQISLQLDELGFQVERAHHEVGTAGQAEINYRFDTLGKSADKVQLFKYVVKNVAHENGRTATFMPKPLFGDNGSGMHVHQSLWKDGEPLFFDEKGYGGLSDMARWYIGGLLKHAPALLAFTNPTVNSYHRLVPGFEAPVNLVYSARNRSACIRIPVTGSNPKAKRIEFRVPDPSSNPYLAFAAMLMAGLDGIQNRIEPPEPVDKDLYELPPEEHALIQQVPGSLSEVLDNLEADHDWLTAGNVFTPDLIQTWIDYKRSAEVDPIRLRPHPHEFELYYDC comes from the coding sequence ATGTTCACCAAGCCGGAGGAAGTCCTGGCGTTCATCAGGAGCGAGGACGTCAAGTTCGTCGACGTGCGGTTCTGCGACCTGCCGGGCGTGATGCAGCACTTCAACGTGCCCGCCGCCTCGCTCGACGCGGACTTCTTCACCGACGGCCAGATGTTCGACGGGTCCTCGATCCGCGGCTTCCAGGCGATCCACGAGTCGGACATGAAGCTGATCCCGGACCTGACGACGGCGTACGTCGACCCGTTCCGCACGGAGAAGACGCTCAACATCAACTTCCACATCGTCGACCCGTACACGGACGAGCCGTACAGCCGCGACCCCCGCCAGGTCGCCGCGAAGGCCGAGGCGTACCTGAAGTCGACCGGCATCGCGGACACCGCGTTCTTCGCGCCCGAGGCCGAGTTCTACATCTTCGACGACATCCGGTTCCAGACCCGCCAGGACGCGTCGTTCTACTACATCGACTCCATCGAGGGCGCCTGGAACACGGGCCGCAAGGAGGAGGGTGGCAACCTCGGGCACAAGACGCCCTACAAGGGTGGCTACTTCCCCGTGCCGCCGGTCGACCACTTCGCCGACCTGCGCGACCAGATCTCGCTGCAGCTCGACGAGCTGGGCTTCCAGGTCGAGCGCGCCCACCACGAGGTCGGCACCGCCGGCCAGGCGGAGATCAACTACCGCTTCGACACGCTCGGCAAGTCGGCCGACAAGGTGCAGCTGTTCAAGTACGTCGTGAAGAACGTCGCGCACGAGAACGGCCGCACGGCGACCTTCATGCCGAAGCCGCTGTTCGGTGACAACGGCTCGGGCATGCACGTGCACCAGTCGCTGTGGAAGGACGGCGAGCCGCTGTTCTTCGACGAGAAGGGCTACGGCGGCCTGTCCGACATGGCGCGCTGGTACATCGGCGGCCTGCTGAAGCACGCCCCGGCCCTGCTGGCGTTCACCAACCCGACGGTGAACTCCTACCACCGCCTGGTGCCCGGCTTCGAGGCACCGGTCAACCTGGTCTACTCGGCCCGCAACCGCTCCGCGTGCATCCGCATCCCCGTGACGGGCTCGAACCCCAAGGCCAAGCGCATCGAGTTCCGCGTGCCGGACCCGTCGTCGAACCCGTACCTGGCGTTCGCGGCCATGCTCATGGCCGGCCTCGACGGCATCCAGAACCGCATCGAGCCGCCCGAGCCGGTCGACAAGGACCTGTACGAGCTGCCCCCCGAGGAGCACGCCCTCATCCAGCAGGTCCCGGGCTCGCTGTCCGAGGTGCTCGACAACCTCGAGGCCGACCACGACTGGCTGACCGCCGGCAACGTCTTCACGCCGGACCTCATCCAGACGTGGATCGACTACAAGCGCTCGGCAGAGGTCGACCCGATCCGGCTGCGTCCGCACCCGCACGAGTTCGAGCTCTACTACGACTGCTGA
- the panB gene encoding 3-methyl-2-oxobutanoate hydroxymethyltransferase: MPTSDAPTPRRVRVHHLQAAKERGERLTMLTAYDAPTARIFDEAGVDMLLVGDSIGNTMHGHTTTLPVTLDEIVVAARAVAGAVERAFVVADLPFGTYEAGPEQALASAVRVMKETGVSAVKLEGGLRSVPQIRALTQAGIPVVAHLGYTPQSENALGGPRVQGRGTGGAEQVSEDAVAVTEAGAVAIVLEMVPAPVAARVTEVVRVPTIGIGAGPECDGQVLVWVDMAGMGDWSPRFAKRFGEVGRALGAAARGYVDEVRSGTFPAAAHTFDA, from the coding sequence ATGCCGACCAGTGACGCCCCGACACCGCGCCGCGTGCGCGTCCACCACCTCCAGGCCGCCAAGGAGCGCGGTGAGCGCCTGACGATGCTCACGGCCTACGACGCGCCGACGGCGCGGATCTTCGACGAGGCCGGCGTGGACATGCTGCTGGTCGGCGACTCGATCGGGAACACCATGCACGGGCACACGACGACGCTGCCGGTGACGCTCGACGAGATCGTGGTCGCCGCACGCGCCGTTGCCGGCGCCGTCGAGCGGGCGTTCGTCGTGGCGGACCTGCCCTTCGGCACCTACGAGGCCGGCCCGGAGCAGGCGCTGGCCAGTGCGGTGCGCGTCATGAAGGAGACCGGTGTCTCCGCCGTCAAGCTCGAGGGCGGCCTGCGGTCCGTCCCGCAGATCCGTGCCCTGACACAGGCGGGCATCCCCGTCGTGGCGCACCTGGGGTACACGCCGCAGTCCGAGAACGCGCTGGGGGGCCCGCGGGTGCAGGGTCGGGGCACCGGCGGCGCCGAGCAGGTCAGCGAGGACGCCGTGGCCGTCACGGAGGCCGGCGCGGTCGCGATCGTGCTGGAGATGGTCCCCGCACCGGTCGCCGCCCGGGTCACCGAGGTGGTGCGGGTCCCCACGATCGGGATCGGCGCCGGCCCCGAGTGCGACGGCCAGGTGCTGGTGTGGGTGGACATGGCGGGCATGGGCGACTGGTCACCGCGCTTCGCCAAGCGGTTCGGCGAGGTCGGGCGCGCGCTGGGGGCGGCAGCCCGCGGCTACGTGGACGAGGTCCGCTCGGGGACGTTCCCCGCGGCCGCGCACACGTTCGACGCCTGA
- a CDS encoding bifunctional [glutamine synthetase] adenylyltransferase/[glutamine synthetase]-adenylyl-L-tyrosine phosphorylase, translating into MSASTGRGTSLATRLTRVGVADVPRAERLLTDAALLSVDPDVVEHVVDGLREVGDPDEVLLAVAKVAGAVRRDPELSGLLREVLADDGPARRRLLALTGASPAIGNTLAAHPANLRVVADPTPGTAVAAHEVRAELLRAVEANPDAAVPVAGIAGTPGIDAMRRAYRTRLLRIAATDLTADDPLSRLPGVGAALADLAAAALEASLALARADLEDEGRGVRLAVIGMGKAGGRELNYVSDVDVVYVAEPVDGTPEDEAMITGARLAAGLARACCAPAGEPALWPVDAALRPEGKDGPLVRTLASHRAYYERWAKTWEFQALLKARPLAGDVELGRAYVDTVGPFVWSAVQRENFVEDSQAMRRRVEAHVPRAEADRQLKLGVGGLRDVEFTVQLLQLVHGRADETIRSPSTLTALAALAAGGYVGREHAAQLAVCYRWMRTMEHRIQLHRLQRTHLVPTSEVDLRRLARTMGMRAEGPEGLLERWRATRREVRRLHEELFYRPLLPATARLSTAEAALAPEAARARLAAIGYRDPAGAVRHIAALTDGVSRRASIQRQLLPVMLGWFADGADPDGGLLAFRRLSDQLGTTHWYLKLLRDSGTAAHRLAQVLSTSRYVADALRRSPESVTWLDDDAELVPRSAERLAGEADAVLRRASEPVPAVTALRALRRRELARTAVADVLGVTTVVRASQSLTVAADAVLAGTLRVAEADARAAAGLEESPTRLLVVAMGRLGGREMAYSSDADVLFVHDPVPGADGKVAQDFAVAVATRVRQLLGAVGPEPSLSVDADLRPEGRNGPLARSFDAHVEYYQRWSSPWESQALLRARPVAGDHALGERFIALIDPLRYPVGGLDAATEREIRRIKARVEAERLPRGVEPSRHLKLGRGGISDVEWTAQLLQLQHAHAVPGLRTTSTLDALDAARDAGLIAADDTAVLREAWLLASRVRDANVLWTGRAEGAHADVLPHDRTALAGVARVLGHPPGSGAMLEETYLRTARRARAVVERVFYG; encoded by the coding sequence ATGAGCGCGTCCACCGGTCGTGGCACGTCGCTCGCGACACGTCTGACACGCGTGGGCGTGGCGGACGTGCCCCGGGCCGAGCGGCTGCTCACGGACGCGGCGCTGCTGTCGGTCGACCCGGACGTCGTCGAGCACGTCGTCGACGGGCTGCGCGAGGTCGGCGACCCCGACGAGGTGCTGCTCGCCGTCGCCAAGGTCGCCGGGGCCGTCCGGCGGGACCCGGAGCTGTCCGGCCTGCTGCGGGAGGTGCTGGCGGACGACGGCCCGGCGCGGCGTCGGCTGCTCGCGCTCACCGGGGCGTCCCCTGCCATCGGCAACACGCTCGCCGCCCACCCGGCCAACCTGCGGGTGGTCGCGGACCCGACGCCCGGCACGGCCGTGGCCGCCCACGAGGTGCGCGCCGAGCTGCTGCGGGCGGTGGAGGCGAACCCCGATGCCGCCGTGCCGGTCGCCGGGATCGCCGGGACGCCCGGCATCGACGCGATGCGCCGGGCCTACCGGACGCGGCTCCTGCGCATCGCCGCCACGGACCTCACGGCCGACGATCCGCTGAGCCGCCTCCCGGGTGTCGGTGCGGCGCTCGCCGACCTGGCGGCCGCCGCGCTCGAGGCCTCGCTCGCGCTGGCCCGCGCGGACCTCGAGGACGAGGGCCGCGGGGTGCGGCTCGCCGTCATCGGCATGGGCAAGGCCGGTGGTCGGGAGCTCAACTACGTCTCGGACGTCGACGTCGTGTACGTCGCCGAGCCCGTCGACGGCACCCCGGAGGACGAGGCGATGATCACCGGCGCCCGCCTCGCCGCGGGGCTCGCGCGGGCGTGCTGCGCGCCGGCGGGGGAGCCGGCGCTGTGGCCGGTGGACGCCGCGCTGCGACCCGAGGGCAAGGACGGCCCGCTGGTGCGGACGCTCGCCAGCCACCGCGCCTACTACGAGCGCTGGGCCAAGACGTGGGAGTTCCAGGCGCTGCTCAAGGCACGACCGCTGGCCGGGGACGTCGAGCTCGGGCGGGCCTACGTCGACACGGTCGGCCCGTTCGTGTGGTCGGCCGTGCAGCGCGAGAACTTCGTGGAGGACTCCCAGGCCATGCGGCGGCGCGTCGAGGCGCACGTGCCTCGCGCCGAGGCCGACCGCCAGCTCAAGCTCGGCGTCGGCGGTCTACGGGACGTCGAGTTCACGGTGCAGCTGCTGCAGCTGGTGCACGGGCGGGCCGACGAGACGATCCGCAGCCCCAGCACGCTGACCGCGCTGGCCGCGCTGGCGGCCGGCGGCTACGTGGGTCGCGAGCACGCCGCGCAGCTGGCCGTCTGCTACCGGTGGATGCGGACCATGGAGCACCGCATCCAGCTGCACCGGTTGCAGCGCACCCACCTGGTCCCGACGTCGGAGGTCGACCTGCGCCGCCTGGCGCGGACCATGGGGATGCGTGCCGAGGGGCCCGAGGGTCTGCTGGAGCGCTGGCGGGCGACGCGCCGCGAGGTACGACGCCTGCACGAGGAGCTGTTCTACCGCCCGCTGCTGCCCGCGACCGCCCGGTTGTCGACCGCCGAGGCGGCCCTCGCCCCGGAGGCCGCGCGCGCACGGCTCGCGGCGATCGGGTACCGGGACCCCGCCGGCGCGGTCCGGCACATCGCGGCGCTCACCGACGGGGTCTCGCGCCGGGCGTCGATCCAGCGGCAGCTGCTGCCCGTCATGCTCGGCTGGTTCGCTGACGGCGCGGACCCCGACGGCGGGCTGCTGGCCTTCCGGCGGCTGTCGGACCAGCTCGGCACCACGCACTGGTACCTCAAGCTGCTGCGGGACTCCGGGACGGCGGCGCACCGCCTGGCGCAGGTCCTGTCGACGTCCCGGTACGTCGCCGACGCGTTGCGGCGCTCGCCCGAGTCGGTGACCTGGCTGGACGACGACGCGGAGCTGGTGCCGCGGTCGGCCGAGCGGCTCGCGGGCGAGGCGGACGCCGTGCTGCGGCGGGCGTCCGAGCCGGTGCCCGCCGTCACCGCGCTGCGCGCGCTGCGGCGCCGCGAGCTCGCCCGCACCGCGGTGGCCGACGTCCTGGGCGTCACCACGGTAGTGCGCGCCTCGCAGAGCCTGACCGTGGCCGCCGACGCAGTGCTCGCCGGGACGCTGCGCGTGGCGGAGGCCGACGCGCGCGCGGCGGCGGGCCTCGAGGAGAGCCCGACCCGGCTCCTCGTGGTCGCGATGGGTCGCCTCGGCGGCCGGGAGATGGCCTACTCGTCGGACGCCGACGTGCTGTTCGTGCACGACCCGGTACCGGGCGCCGACGGCAAGGTGGCCCAGGACTTCGCGGTGGCCGTGGCGACCCGGGTGCGCCAGCTCCTGGGGGCCGTCGGCCCGGAGCCGTCGCTGAGCGTCGACGCCGACCTGCGGCCGGAGGGTCGCAACGGGCCGCTGGCGCGGTCCTTCGACGCGCACGTCGAGTACTACCAGCGCTGGTCCTCGCCGTGGGAGAGCCAGGCGCTGCTGCGGGCCCGACCGGTCGCGGGGGACCACGCACTGGGGGAGCGGTTCATCGCGCTCATCGACCCGCTGCGGTACCCCGTCGGGGGTCTGGACGCCGCCACGGAGCGCGAGATCCGCCGCATCAAGGCGCGGGTCGAGGCCGAGCGGCTGCCGCGCGGCGTCGAGCCCTCGCGGCACCTCAAGCTGGGCCGCGGCGGCATCAGCGACGTCGAGTGGACCGCCCAGCTGCTCCAGCTGCAGCACGCGCACGCCGTTCCGGGCCTGCGGACCACCTCGACGCTCGACGCGCTCGACGCGGCGCGCGACGCCGGGCTGATCGCGGCGGACGACACGGCCGTCCTGCGCGAGGCGTGGCTGCTCGCGTCCCGCGTGCGCGACGCGAACGTCCTGTGGACGGGGCGCGCCGAGGGGGCCCACGCCGACGTCCTGCCGCACGACCGCACGGCGCTCGCAGGCGTCGCGCGCGTGCTCGGCCACCCCCCGGGGTCGGGCGCGATGCTCGAGGAGACGTACCTGCGGACCGCGCGACGCGCGCGAGCCGTCGTGGAGCGCGTCTTCTACGGCTGA